Proteins encoded together in one Ferroglobus placidus DSM 10642 window:
- a CDS encoding cobalamin B12-binding domain-containing protein, with the protein MERKIRVLVAKPGLDGHDRGAKVVARALRDAGFEVIYTGIRRTPAEIAETALQEDVDVVGLSILSGAHLELVPLVIEELKKRGLEPNKDVLVLVGGIIPKEDVPKLQSFGVAKVFGPGTPLYEIIDYIKENVKKLERKVVT; encoded by the coding sequence ATGGAACGCAAAATTAGGGTTCTCGTCGCAAAACCGGGATTAGATGGACACGACAGAGGGGCAAAAGTTGTTGCAAGAGCTTTGAGGGATGCCGGTTTCGAGGTCATATACACCGGAATTAGAAGAACTCCAGCAGAAATAGCTGAGACAGCTTTGCAAGAAGATGTGGATGTGGTAGGGTTAAGCATTCTCAGCGGCGCTCACCTTGAACTCGTTCCTTTAGTTATAGAGGAGCTGAAGAAAAGAGGTTTGGAGCCGAACAAAGACGTCCTCGTTCTCGTTGGAGGAATAATTCCTAAGGAAGACGTTCCAAAACTTCAGTCCTTCGGAGTGGCTAAGGTTTTCGGTCCCGGAACTCCTCTTTACGAAATTATCGATTACATAAAGGAGAACGTTAAAAAGCTTGAAAGGAAGGTGGTAACGTGA
- the mce gene encoding methylmalonyl-CoA epimerase: protein MIKKIDHIGVAVKNLEEAIELYKKLGFEVKGIEEVKDQKVRVAMLPVGESKIELIEATSEDSAVAKFIEKRGEGIHHIAINVENIEKALENAKNNGLQLIDEKPRIGAGGKKIAFVHPKSTKGVLLEFVEG, encoded by the coding sequence GTGATTAAGAAAATAGACCATATCGGTGTTGCCGTAAAAAACCTCGAAGAGGCTATTGAGCTGTACAAAAAGCTCGGATTTGAAGTCAAAGGAATAGAGGAGGTTAAAGACCAGAAAGTGAGGGTTGCGATGCTTCCGGTTGGAGAGAGTAAGATAGAGCTCATAGAGGCTACTTCCGAAGACAGTGCTGTGGCTAAGTTCATAGAGAAGAGGGGAGAAGGAATTCATCACATAGCGATAAACGTGGAGAACATCGAAAAAGCTTTGGAAAACGCTAAGAACAACGGACTGCAGCTTATCGATGAGAAGCCGAGGATTGGGGCGGGAGGAAAGAAAATAGCTTTCGTTCATCCTAAAAGCACCAAGGGAGTTTTGCTCGAATTTGTGGAGGGATAA
- a CDS encoding carboxyl transferase domain-containing protein, whose product MGGDERIKKQHEQGKLTARERIELLLDPGSFVEINPFVEKRNTDFGLDKMYLPADGVITGYGTIDGRPVAVFAQDFTVMGGSLGEMHGMKIAYLLDFAAKVGIPVIGLNDSGGARIQEGVDALKGYGDIFYRNTIYSGVIPQISVIMGPCAGGAVYSPAIGDFIIMTKNPSCYMFITGPKVIKEVTGEEVTPQQLGGWEAHAMKSGNCHLVAENDEEALMLVRKLISYLPLNNLEDPPVVKTNDDPARLTPEITEIIPDDPMKPYDVRDVIRAVVDEGEFFEIHPFFAPNAVVGFARIDGKTVGIVANNPKYYAGTLDVDSSDKIARFVRFCDCFNIPIVTFVDVPGYLPGVQQEYMGIIRHGAKVLYAYSEATVPLVTIILRKAYGGAYLAMGSKHLGADFVFAYPTAEIAVMGPEGAAEIVFRKEISAAEDPEKARQEKIKEYREKFANPYRAAARGYIDDVIDPKYTRVKIISALRVLETKREKLPPKKHGNIPL is encoded by the coding sequence ATGGGCGGAGATGAAAGAATAAAAAAGCAGCACGAACAAGGAAAGCTTACGGCAAGAGAAAGAATCGAACTTTTACTCGATCCCGGAAGCTTCGTCGAAATAAATCCCTTCGTTGAGAAGAGAAACACCGATTTCGGATTGGACAAAATGTATTTGCCAGCGGACGGAGTTATAACCGGCTACGGAACGATAGACGGAAGACCAGTAGCTGTTTTCGCTCAGGACTTTACCGTGATGGGTGGAAGCCTCGGAGAGATGCACGGAATGAAGATAGCATACCTCCTCGACTTCGCCGCAAAAGTAGGGATTCCGGTTATCGGCTTGAACGATTCCGGAGGAGCGAGAATTCAAGAAGGTGTAGATGCTTTAAAAGGCTACGGAGACATATTTTACAGAAACACGATATACAGCGGAGTAATTCCGCAAATCAGCGTGATAATGGGTCCTTGTGCCGGAGGAGCTGTCTATTCTCCGGCTATAGGCGACTTTATAATCATGACTAAAAACCCTTCATGCTACATGTTCATAACCGGTCCTAAGGTTATAAAAGAAGTTACGGGAGAAGAAGTTACTCCTCAGCAGCTCGGAGGCTGGGAAGCTCATGCGATGAAGAGCGGAAACTGTCACTTAGTGGCTGAGAACGATGAAGAAGCCTTAATGCTCGTGAGAAAGCTCATAAGCTATTTGCCTCTAAATAACCTCGAAGATCCGCCGGTTGTGAAAACCAACGACGATCCGGCAAGATTAACTCCGGAAATTACTGAGATTATCCCCGACGACCCCATGAAGCCCTACGACGTTAGAGACGTTATAAGGGCTGTTGTTGACGAAGGAGAGTTTTTCGAAATCCACCCCTTCTTCGCTCCCAACGCAGTAGTCGGTTTTGCGAGAATAGATGGTAAGACCGTCGGTATCGTTGCGAACAACCCGAAGTATTACGCCGGAACCCTCGATGTAGATAGCAGCGACAAAATAGCGAGGTTCGTCAGATTCTGCGACTGCTTCAACATACCGATCGTAACTTTTGTAGACGTTCCCGGATACCTGCCGGGGGTTCAGCAGGAGTATATGGGGATAATTAGGCACGGAGCGAAGGTGCTTTACGCCTACAGCGAAGCGACTGTTCCTCTGGTTACGATAATTCTCAGAAAAGCTTACGGTGGAGCTTATTTAGCTATGGGGAGCAAGCACCTCGGAGCAGATTTCGTCTTCGCTTATCCAACAGCCGAGATAGCGGTAATGGGACCTGAAGGGGCTGCTGAAATCGTTTTCAGGAAGGAGATATCTGCTGCAGAAGACCCAGAGAAGGCAAGGCAGGAAAAAATAAAGGAATACAGAGAGAAGTTCGCAAATCCGTACAGAGCTGCTGCCAGAGGATACATCGACGACGTGATTGATCCGAAGTACACGAGAGTGAAGATAATTTCGGCTTTGAGGGTTTTGGAGACGAAGAGGGAGAAGCTTCCTCCAAAGAAGCACGGGAACATACCTTTGTGA
- a CDS encoding biotin/lipoyl-containing protein, with protein MKYKVKVGDNEYEVEVSEISPMKFEVSVNGKKAVIEILEEEFKRIFKEVKAPSAEVEVKEIPKVEKAVAEGKEIKAEMSGTIVKVLVKEGDEVKSGQPVLILEAMKMENEVTSPFSGVVKEVRVKEGDRVSAGQTLVVIG; from the coding sequence ATGAAGTATAAGGTAAAAGTCGGCGATAACGAATACGAGGTCGAAGTTAGCGAAATCTCTCCGATGAAGTTCGAAGTTAGCGTAAACGGCAAAAAAGCTGTGATAGAGATCCTCGAAGAAGAGTTCAAAAGAATTTTTAAAGAAGTAAAAGCTCCCTCTGCCGAGGTTGAGGTAAAGGAAATTCCGAAGGTTGAAAAGGCTGTAGCTGAAGGAAAGGAGATTAAGGCTGAGATGTCGGGGACGATAGTCAAAGTTCTCGTTAAGGAGGGAGACGAGGTTAAAAGCGGGCAGCCTGTGTTGATTCTCGAAGCAATGAAGATGGAGAACGAAGTAACTTCTCCTTTCTCGGGAGTTGTTAAGGAAGTAAGGGTTAAGGAAGGAGATAGAGTTAGTGCGGGTCAAACTCTCGTGGTTATCGGTTGA
- a CDS encoding acyl-CoA mutase large subunit family protein — translation MNKREWEEKYVKPLLQKAPERKKEFRTASGFVVDRLYTPEDVDIDYEKKLGYPGVYPFTRGVYPTMYRGKIWTMRQYAGFGTAEETNRRYKYLLSQGQTGLSVAFDLPTQIGYDSDHPMALGEVGKVGVAIDTIEDMQILFDGIPLDKVSTSMTINSTAAQILSMYIVVAEMQGVSKEQLRGTVQNDMLKEYIARGTYIFPPEPSLRIATDIIMYCAKEVPKWNSISISGYHMEEAGATPVQEVAFTLANGIEYVQRVIDRGMNVDEFAPRLSFFFAAGNNLLEEVAKFRAARRLWARIMKERFNAKNPRSMMLRFHVQTAGCTLTAQQPENNIVRVTLQALAAVLGGCQSLHTNSYDEALSLPTEKSVRIALRTQQIIAEESGVADVIDPLGGAYYVEWLTDKIEEEAMKYIEKIDEMGGVVKAIESGYIQREIQKSAYEKQKAIDSGELVVVGVNKYKIEEDIQVEILRVDKSVVRKQIERLKRFRENRDKRKVEEALEKMKKAAENPDENLMPYFLEAVRARATLGEMTDALREVFGEYRAPQIF, via the coding sequence ATGAATAAAAGGGAGTGGGAGGAGAAGTACGTAAAGCCCCTCCTTCAGAAAGCTCCGGAAAGGAAGAAAGAATTTAGAACGGCTTCAGGCTTCGTTGTGGACAGGCTTTACACTCCGGAGGACGTTGATATAGATTACGAAAAGAAGCTCGGATATCCCGGCGTTTACCCCTTCACGAGAGGAGTTTATCCCACGATGTACAGAGGGAAAATCTGGACGATGAGGCAGTACGCCGGGTTCGGAACTGCTGAGGAGACCAACAGGAGGTACAAGTACTTGCTCTCTCAGGGGCAAACTGGATTGAGCGTCGCTTTCGATCTGCCGACTCAGATTGGTTACGATTCCGACCACCCTATGGCTTTGGGAGAAGTCGGGAAAGTGGGAGTTGCGATAGACACCATCGAGGACATGCAGATACTCTTCGACGGAATACCCCTCGATAAAGTTTCTACCTCCATGACGATAAACTCCACGGCTGCGCAAATTCTCAGCATGTACATAGTGGTGGCTGAGATGCAAGGAGTGAGCAAGGAGCAGTTGAGAGGAACAGTTCAGAACGACATGCTCAAAGAGTACATAGCGAGAGGCACCTACATCTTCCCGCCGGAGCCGAGCTTGAGGATTGCGACCGACATAATAATGTACTGCGCAAAGGAAGTGCCGAAGTGGAACTCGATTAGCATCTCGGGCTACCACATGGAAGAAGCCGGAGCAACCCCCGTGCAGGAGGTTGCCTTCACCTTAGCGAACGGAATAGAGTACGTTCAGAGGGTTATAGACAGAGGAATGAACGTCGATGAGTTTGCGCCGCGACTAAGCTTCTTCTTCGCTGCCGGAAACAACTTGCTTGAGGAGGTTGCTAAGTTCAGAGCAGCAAGAAGACTCTGGGCGAGAATAATGAAGGAGAGATTTAACGCAAAGAATCCGAGATCGATGATGCTTCGATTCCACGTGCAAACGGCTGGATGCACTTTAACTGCTCAGCAGCCTGAGAACAACATAGTCAGAGTTACCTTACAAGCTCTGGCAGCCGTATTGGGAGGATGTCAAAGCTTGCATACGAACAGCTACGACGAGGCTTTAAGCTTGCCAACAGAAAAGTCGGTGAGAATAGCTCTGAGAACCCAGCAGATAATAGCTGAAGAGAGTGGAGTAGCGGATGTGATAGATCCTCTCGGAGGAGCTTACTACGTGGAGTGGCTCACAGACAAAATAGAGGAGGAGGCTATGAAGTACATCGAGAAGATAGACGAAATGGGCGGAGTCGTGAAAGCTATCGAAAGTGGCTACATCCAGAGAGAAATACAGAAGTCTGCTTACGAAAAGCAAAAAGCAATAGACAGCGGAGAGCTCGTGGTTGTGGGAGTGAACAAGTACAAGATCGAAGAAGATATTCAAGTGGAGATTCTCAGAGTTGACAAGAGCGTCGTTAGAAAGCAAATAGAGAGGCTGAAGAGGTTTAGAGAGAACAGAGATAAGAGGAAAGTTGAAGAAGCTCTCGAAAAGATGAAGAAAGCTGCAGAGAATCCGGATGAGAACTTAATGCCGTACTTCTTAGAAGCTGTTAGAGCAAGAGCAACTCTTGGAGAGATGACCGACGCTCTGAGAGAAGTTTTCGGCGAATACAGAGCTCCTCAGATATTCTGA
- a CDS encoding DUF445 domain-containing protein — protein sequence MDFTIFFIPPLLGAFIGYFTNFVAVKLLFHPKEPKKVLFLEVQGLIPSRANEIAKAIVEGLEEFVTEEDFKELIRSALRRSLRNKIGYLSFLENYGILDRIADYLSKVVDAGVEYLSETIARNVELREVVKRKVEEFSSEEAERFIKQVAGKELKFIEVSGAALGFLIGCLQSILLLLLL from the coding sequence ATGGACTTCACAATATTTTTTATTCCTCCTCTTCTCGGAGCTTTCATCGGCTACTTCACGAATTTCGTAGCAGTTAAACTGCTTTTTCATCCAAAAGAGCCGAAAAAAGTTCTTTTTCTTGAAGTTCAGGGATTGATACCTTCGAGGGCAAACGAAATAGCGAAGGCGATAGTTGAGGGACTCGAGGAATTCGTAACGGAGGAAGACTTCAAAGAGCTTATCAGAAGCGCCTTAAGAAGAAGCCTGAGAAATAAGATAGGTTATCTATCTTTTCTCGAAAATTACGGAATACTTGATAGAATTGCTGACTACCTCTCGAAGGTCGTCGACGCGGGAGTCGAATACCTCTCGGAAACAATAGCAAGGAACGTCGAGCTGAGAGAGGTTGTGAAGAGGAAGGTCGAAGAGTTCTCTTCAGAGGAGGCTGAAAGATTTATAAAACAGGTGGCAGGTAAGGAGCTTAAGTTTATTGAAGTTTCCGGAGCTGCTCTCGGATTTTTAATAGGTTGCTTGCAGTCCATTCTTTTACTATTACTCCTTTGA
- a CDS encoding class I SAM-dependent methyltransferase, giving the protein MHRFEAEKAEELISEKRKRIQPIEPFEEVISSIEYRNTAVDFGAGIGYFTVPLAKHFKRVFAIEAQEEMAEKLRKRLEDLGVKNVGIIISDKPVDFDFEVDLILFANVLHEVENWRELLEWSRIAKHVVVIDWKKVETDFGPPLEERIGEDEMEEVLKEIFRSVKKYDFYEYHYFFLCSKE; this is encoded by the coding sequence ATGCATAGGTTCGAAGCGGAAAAAGCTGAAGAGCTGATTTCCGAGAAAAGAAAAAGAATTCAACCGATAGAGCCGTTCGAAGAAGTTATCAGCTCTATTGAATATAGAAATACAGCCGTTGATTTTGGAGCCGGCATCGGCTACTTCACAGTCCCGTTGGCTAAGCACTTCAAAAGGGTTTTCGCAATAGAAGCTCAGGAAGAAATGGCTGAAAAGCTCAGGAAGAGACTGGAAGATCTCGGAGTTAAAAATGTAGGAATAATAATTTCGGACAAACCGGTAGACTTTGACTTCGAAGTAGATTTAATCCTCTTCGCCAACGTTTTGCACGAGGTCGAGAACTGGAGAGAGCTTCTGGAGTGGAGCAGAATTGCGAAGCACGTCGTAGTCATAGACTGGAAAAAGGTTGAAACGGATTTCGGACCACCGCTTGAGGAGAGAATTGGAGAAGACGAGATGGAAGAAGTTCTCAAAGAAATTTTCAGGAGCGTAAAAAAGTACGACTTCTACGAGTACCACTACTTCTTCCTCTGCTCAAAGGAGTAA
- a CDS encoding CDP-alcohol phosphatidyltransferase family protein, whose translation MKFDVHPNKITYFSALIGILSGYLIGIGKIVEGVVVLFISQIFDCVDGDLARMSGKVTKKGAYIDRVLDRFVDAAIIIGTVNLNPVAYWFQGFLALTFSFGVSITRVMAEATGIKLKAGIAGRDTRIAIVMIGLLLGYPSETLWILALLSAFTTLERIYYALKKLEHA comes from the coding sequence ATGAAGTTTGATGTTCATCCAAACAAAATAACGTATTTTTCAGCTTTAATCGGAATTTTAAGCGGTTACCTGATCGGAATTGGGAAAATAGTTGAAGGTGTGGTTGTGCTCTTCATTTCCCAAATCTTCGACTGCGTTGATGGAGATCTGGCAAGAATGAGCGGAAAAGTAACGAAGAAAGGAGCTTACATAGACAGAGTTCTCGACCGATTCGTCGATGCGGCAATTATCATAGGAACGGTGAATCTCAACCCGGTAGCTTACTGGTTTCAGGGGTTCTTGGCTTTAACGTTTTCCTTCGGGGTGAGCATTACAAGGGTTATGGCGGAAGCTACTGGAATAAAGCTCAAAGCCGGAATAGCTGGAAGGGATACGAGAATCGCCATAGTCATGATCGGACTGCTTCTCGGCTACCCTTCAGAAACCCTCTGGATTTTGGCTTTGCTCAGCGCATTCACAACTTTGGAAAGAATATATTACGCTCTGAAGAAGTTGGAGCATGCATAG
- a CDS encoding phosphocholine cytidylyltransferase family protein, with the protein MLAVILAAGFGSRLGHITQKIPKALVSVGNKPLLVRNIEVLREEGVTKFVIVTGYKSVKLRKRVTRTFPELNINFVHNYHYRDTNNIYSLYIAAKDIDEKFIIVNSDIIFHRDILRNLLRTESENLTISVDFRDEIGEEEMKVKIDGERVVKISKKIKPEEADGEYIGLAKVSDKAVEDLKRAIEETMRVKGKGVFYEEAFQHMIDSGKIVNYSSTLGLPWTEIDTPDDLKFAREVIYPKIVELESGT; encoded by the coding sequence ATGCTCGCGGTCATCTTGGCAGCTGGATTTGGCTCAAGGCTCGGGCATATCACCCAGAAAATTCCTAAAGCCTTGGTATCTGTCGGAAACAAACCTCTGCTCGTGAGGAACATCGAAGTGCTTAGAGAGGAGGGCGTAACGAAGTTCGTCATAGTTACCGGATACAAATCTGTGAAGCTTAGAAAGAGGGTTACGAGAACTTTCCCGGAATTGAACATAAATTTCGTTCACAACTACCACTATCGGGACACGAACAACATATACAGCTTGTATATAGCGGCTAAGGACATAGACGAGAAGTTCATTATAGTGAATTCCGACATAATATTTCACCGGGACATTCTAAGAAATCTTCTGAGAACCGAATCGGAAAACCTGACGATTTCGGTAGATTTTAGAGATGAGATTGGAGAGGAAGAGATGAAAGTCAAAATCGACGGAGAGAGAGTTGTCAAAATCAGCAAAAAGATAAAGCCGGAAGAAGCGGACGGAGAGTACATAGGCTTGGCGAAAGTTAGTGATAAAGCTGTGGAGGACTTAAAGCGAGCGATAGAGGAGACCATGAGGGTAAAAGGCAAGGGGGTTTTCTACGAGGAGGCTTTTCAGCACATGATCGACAGCGGAAAAATCGTGAACTATTCTTCAACTTTGGGTTTACCTTGGACCGAGATAGACACTCCAGACGATTTAAAATTTGCGAGAGAAGTGATTTATCCGAAAATAGTTGAGCTCGAAAGCGGAACATAA
- a CDS encoding DUF1947 domain-containing protein gives MKRKMLRKKEAKKVLEEIKLRAGVELEGNVEVVEFGKTNAILINGEFLAIEHDGKYYLSVLGVMKFKPERGRVVVDSGATNFIINGADVMKPGIVEADKEIKEGDFCYVVVEEKYTPLAVGIALCSGAEMLGERGKAVKNVHHINDKLWKELVVKM, from the coding sequence ATGAAGAGGAAGATGCTCAGAAAAAAAGAGGCGAAGAAAGTTCTTGAAGAGATAAAACTTAGAGCCGGAGTTGAGCTTGAAGGGAACGTCGAGGTCGTGGAATTCGGTAAAACGAACGCAATTCTGATAAATGGGGAATTTCTTGCAATAGAGCATGACGGAAAGTACTACCTTTCCGTTCTCGGAGTTATGAAGTTTAAGCCAGAAAGGGGAAGAGTCGTTGTTGACAGCGGAGCTACGAATTTCATTATTAACGGAGCGGACGTTATGAAGCCGGGAATCGTTGAGGCTGATAAAGAAATAAAAGAGGGAGATTTCTGCTACGTTGTGGTTGAAGAAAAGTACACCCCGTTAGCTGTGGGAATCGCTTTGTGCAGCGGAGCTGAAATGCTCGGCGAAAGAGGGAAGGCCGTAAAGAACGTGCACCACATTAACGACAAGCTCTGGAAAGAATTGGTTGTTAAGATGTAG
- a CDS encoding LSm family protein → MARPLDVLNKALKTPVLVRLKGGREFRGTLDGYDIHMNLVLVDAEEIQNGEVVRKLGSVVIRGDTVVFVSPSQ, encoded by the coding sequence ATGGCAAGACCGCTTGATGTTCTCAACAAAGCATTGAAAACTCCGGTGCTCGTAAGGCTAAAAGGCGGGAGGGAGTTTAGAGGAACGCTGGATGGATACGACATACACATGAATCTCGTTCTCGTTGATGCTGAGGAAATTCAGAACGGAGAGGTTGTGAGAAAGCTCGGTAGCGTTGTGATAAGAGGAGATACTGTAGTCTTTGTCTCCCCTTCCCAGTGA
- a CDS encoding 50S ribosomal protein L37e, protein MSDGTAAMGKRGRKIVHVKCRRCGRVSFHKRKGYCAACGFGRSRRMRSYNWVKKKKDSY, encoded by the coding sequence ATGTCGGATGGAACAGCTGCGATGGGTAAAAGAGGTAGGAAAATCGTTCACGTAAAGTGTAGAAGATGCGGAAGGGTTTCTTTCCACAAAAGAAAGGGTTACTGCGCTGCCTGTGGTTTTGGAAGAAGCAGAAGAATGAGGAGCTACAACTGGGTCAAGAAGAAGAAAGATTCGTATTGA
- the purF gene encoding amidophosphoribosyltransferase, with protein MCGIVGVYSEDARIVPKLVFYSLFSLQHRGQESAGIASFGGEDFKVVKGMGLVTDVFKNVDFEKLKGKVAVGHVRYSTTGESVVENAQPFVVKTRAGSIAIAHNGNLVNFFELRNKLERDGSVFISTTDSEVIAQLLSRLLIKMDLEDAIIELTKILKGSYSLVFAVNDTLVAMRDPFAFRPLCFGEFDGGVVFASESCALDTIGAKFVRDLKPGEAIIVRDGEVESIKVESEREAHCVFEYIYFARPDSTIDGRNVYSVRYKIGQILAEEAGVEADIVSPIPDSGTTSAIGFAERSGIKYIEALIKNRYVGRTFIMPEQKLREISVRLKMNVLKENVKGKRVVLVDDSIVRGTTSRKIVDMIRKAGAKEVHFRVGSPPIISPCHYGIDMQTTEELIASKKTIEEIRREIGADSLAYLSLEGLIKAIGMRKDRLCLACLTRDYPVKGEFCFRC; from the coding sequence ATGTGTGGTATCGTAGGCGTTTACTCAGAAGACGCTCGCATAGTGCCAAAGCTCGTTTTCTATTCCCTATTCTCCCTTCAGCATCGCGGTCAGGAGTCGGCTGGAATCGCCTCTTTTGGCGGCGAAGACTTCAAAGTCGTGAAGGGAATGGGTCTCGTCACTGATGTCTTTAAAAACGTTGATTTCGAAAAGTTGAAGGGAAAAGTTGCCGTTGGTCACGTGAGGTACTCCACGACCGGAGAGAGTGTTGTAGAGAACGCTCAACCTTTCGTCGTCAAAACAAGAGCTGGAAGTATAGCGATTGCTCACAACGGAAACCTCGTCAACTTTTTCGAGCTGAGAAATAAGCTCGAGAGGGATGGAAGCGTTTTCATAAGCACGACGGATTCAGAAGTTATCGCCCAGCTACTTTCGAGACTTCTCATAAAAATGGATCTCGAAGATGCGATTATCGAGCTGACGAAAATCCTCAAAGGCAGCTACTCTCTTGTTTTTGCGGTAAACGACACTCTCGTTGCCATGCGAGATCCGTTTGCCTTTCGTCCCCTCTGTTTCGGAGAGTTCGACGGAGGAGTAGTTTTTGCGAGCGAAAGCTGTGCCTTAGATACTATCGGAGCGAAGTTCGTTCGAGACTTAAAACCGGGAGAGGCGATAATAGTTAGGGACGGAGAAGTAGAGAGTATAAAAGTTGAAAGCGAGAGAGAAGCTCACTGCGTTTTCGAGTACATCTACTTCGCCCGTCCAGACTCAACGATCGATGGAAGAAACGTTTATTCAGTCAGGTACAAAATCGGTCAGATTTTAGCTGAGGAAGCGGGAGTTGAGGCAGACATCGTTTCTCCGATTCCTGACAGCGGGACAACCTCAGCTATAGGCTTCGCTGAAAGAAGCGGGATAAAATACATAGAAGCGCTGATAAAGAACAGGTACGTCGGCAGAACTTTCATAATGCCGGAGCAGAAGCTTAGAGAGATTTCGGTAAGGTTGAAAATGAACGTTTTGAAGGAAAACGTCAAAGGAAAGAGAGTCGTGCTCGTGGACGACAGCATAGTAAGGGGGACTACGAGCAGGAAAATAGTGGATATGATAAGAAAAGCCGGAGCGAAGGAAGTTCACTTCAGAGTCGGCAGCCCCCCGATAATTTCACCCTGCCACTACGGCATAGACATGCAGACTACGGAAGAGTTAATTGCGAGCAAAAAAACAATCGAGGAGATAAGAAGAGAAATTGGGGCTGACTCTTTGGCTTATCTCTCTTTAGAAGGATTAATAAAAGCTATCGGAATGAGAAAAGACAGGCTTTGTTTGGCGTGCTTAACCAGAGACTATCCGGTGAAGGGGGAGTTTTGTTTTAGGTGTTAG
- the cas1 gene encoding CRISPR-associated endonuclease Cas1: MKLTEYGHLLIDDFGATLRKKKKRILIVTNDKKEEIPIKSVRDVIISGKVSISSELLKALAEAGVDVLFTTPMGKPVARVVNAKLGGTASNRVEQYKSLEDARGVRIAKFIIAGKTRNQMSNVRYYSKSRRMNEELSTKLYEIYEAIKRRYEAFLDEDFEDLEAARKRILAYEGEVANYYWDAIKLSLDGWSFPGREQKSQDPVNLSLNVCYNLLSNQIWKYTLKFGLDPFAGYIHVERPGKLSLVFDLMEPFRPMVDRFVVSFLKKISPAYFSEKAKSNTIVTLRNQFFSDFMQSRIDYKGRKMRMETVMFYYLQEFVSFLKGNRESLTTPYIQW; the protein is encoded by the coding sequence ATGAAGTTAACCGAATATGGACACTTGCTAATAGACGATTTTGGAGCAACTCTAAGGAAAAAGAAAAAGAGAATTTTGATAGTTACAAATGATAAGAAAGAGGAAATCCCCATAAAGTCCGTCCGGGATGTAATAATTTCTGGAAAGGTAAGTATTTCGAGCGAGCTTTTAAAGGCTTTAGCTGAAGCTGGGGTTGACGTTCTCTTTACGACACCTATGGGAAAGCCGGTAGCGAGGGTTGTTAATGCCAAGCTCGGCGGAACTGCCTCAAACAGAGTTGAGCAGTACAAAAGCTTGGAAGATGCGAGAGGTGTTAGAATAGCGAAGTTCATCATAGCCGGGAAAACGAGAAATCAGATGTCGAACGTTAGGTATTATTCGAAAAGCAGGAGAATGAATGAAGAGCTCTCGACTAAGCTTTACGAAATTTATGAAGCGATAAAGAGAAGATACGAAGCGTTTTTAGATGAGGATTTTGAAGACCTTGAAGCTGCGAGAAAGAGAATTCTCGCTTATGAAGGGGAAGTCGCCAACTATTACTGGGATGCTATAAAGCTGAGTTTGGATGGCTGGAGCTTTCCGGGAAGGGAGCAGAAGAGTCAGGATCCGGTAAATCTTTCTCTAAACGTCTGCTACAACCTCTTATCTAACCAAATATGGAAGTACACGCTAAAGTTCGGTCTCGATCCGTTTGCTGGATATATCCACGTTGAAAGACCGGGAAAACTTTCCCTCGTTTTCGATCTAATGGAACCTTTCAGACCTATGGTGGACAGATTCGTCGTAAGCTTTCTTAAAAAGATCTCTCCAGCGTATTTCTCTGAAAAGGCAAAGAGTAATACAATTGTCACTCTGAGAAATCAATTTTTCTCGGATTTCATGCAGAGCAGAATCGACTACAAAGGTAGGAAAATGAGGATGGAAACCGTGATGTTCTACTATTTGCAAGAGTTCGTGTCTTTCCTTAAAGGGAATAGGGAAAGCCTCACAACTCCCTACATCCAGTGGTGA